A single region of the Alosa alosa isolate M-15738 ecotype Scorff River chromosome 6, AALO_Geno_1.1, whole genome shotgun sequence genome encodes:
- the dcaf7 gene encoding DDB1- and CUL4-associated factor 7 isoform X1: MAREMSLHGKRKEIYKYEAPWTVYAMNWSVRPDKRFRLALGSFVEEYNNKVQIVGLEEESSEFVCRNTFDHPYPTTKLMWIPDTKGMYPDLLATSGDYLRIWRVSDTETRLECLLNNNKNSDFCAPLTSFDWNEVDPNLLGTSSIDTTCTIWGLETGQVLGRVNLVSGHVKTQLIAHDKEVYDIAFSRAGGGRDMFASVGADGSVRMFDLRHLEHSTIIYEDPQHHPLLRLCWNKQDPNYLATMAMDGMEVVILDVRVPCTPVARLNNHRACVNGIAWAPHSSCHICTAVADDHQALIWDIQQMPRAIEDPILAYTAEGEINNVQWASTQPDWIAICYNNCLEILRV, translated from the exons ATGGCCAGAGAGATGTCGCTACACGGTAAACGAAAAGAAATTTATAAATACGAGGCGCCATGGACAGTGTACGCTATGAATTGGAGCGTGCGGCCCGACAAGCGGTTCCGTTTGGCACTTGGGAGCTTTGTGGAAGAATACAACAACAAG GTGCAGATTGTGGGTCTGGAAGAGGAGAGTTCAGAGTTTGTTTGCAGGAATACCTTCGATCACCCTTACCCCACCACTAAGCTCATGTGGATTCCAGACACCAAGGGCATGTACCCCGACCTCCTCGCCACCAGTGGGGACTACTTGCGCATCTGGAGG GTCAGTGACACGGAGACACGCCTTGAGTGCCTGTTGAACAACAACAAGAACTCCGACTTCTGTGCGCCACTAACATCCTTTGACTGGAACGAGGTGGACCCTAATTTACTGG GCACCTCCAGTATCGACACCACCTGTACTATCTGGGGACTGGAGACGGGTCAGGTGTTGGGCCGCGTGAACCTGGTGTCTGGCCATGTGAAGACCCAGCTTATCGCCCACGATAAAGAG GTGTATGACATAGCCTTCAGTCGTGCGGGTGGAGGCAGGGACATGTTTGCGTCGGTCGGCGCGGATGGTTCAGTGCGGATGTTCGACCTGCGGCACCTGGAGCACAGCACCATCATCTATGAGGACCCTCAGCACCACCCGCTGCTGCGCCTCTGCTGGAACAAGCAGGACCCCAACTACCTGGCCACCATGGCCATGGACGGCATGGAG GTGGTGATTCTGGACGTGCGTGTGCCCTGCACGCCGGTCGCTCGGCTCAATAACCACCGCGCGTGCGTCAACGGCATCGCCTGGGCACCTCACTCCTCCTGTCACATCTGCACAGCAG TAGCGGACGATCACCAGGCGCTCATCTGGGACATCCAGCAGATGCCACGAGCCATCGAGGACCCCATCCTGGCCTACACGGCCGAGGGCGAGATCAACAATGTGCAGTGGGCTTCCACCCAGCCCGACTGGATCGCCATCTGCTACAACAACTGCCTGGAGATCCTGCGTGTGTAA
- the dcaf7 gene encoding DDB1- and CUL4-associated factor 7 isoform X2: MAREMSLHGKRKEIYKYEAPWTVYAMNWSVRPDKRFRLALGSFVEEYNNKVQIVGLEEESSEFVCRNTFDHPYPTTKLMWIPDTKGMYPDLLATSGDYLRIWRVSDTETRLECLLNNNKNSDFCAPLTSFDWNEVDPNLLGTSSIDTTCTIWGLETGQVLGRVNLVSGHVKTQLIAHDKEVYDIAFSRAGGGRDMFASVGADGSVRMFDLRHLEHSTIIYEDPQHHPLLRLCWNKQDPNYLATMAMDGMEVVILDVRVPCTPVARLNNHRACVNGIAWAPHSSCHICTAADDHQALIWDIQQMPRAIEDPILAYTAEGEINNVQWASTQPDWIAICYNNCLEILRV; the protein is encoded by the exons ATGGCCAGAGAGATGTCGCTACACGGTAAACGAAAAGAAATTTATAAATACGAGGCGCCATGGACAGTGTACGCTATGAATTGGAGCGTGCGGCCCGACAAGCGGTTCCGTTTGGCACTTGGGAGCTTTGTGGAAGAATACAACAACAAG GTGCAGATTGTGGGTCTGGAAGAGGAGAGTTCAGAGTTTGTTTGCAGGAATACCTTCGATCACCCTTACCCCACCACTAAGCTCATGTGGATTCCAGACACCAAGGGCATGTACCCCGACCTCCTCGCCACCAGTGGGGACTACTTGCGCATCTGGAGG GTCAGTGACACGGAGACACGCCTTGAGTGCCTGTTGAACAACAACAAGAACTCCGACTTCTGTGCGCCACTAACATCCTTTGACTGGAACGAGGTGGACCCTAATTTACTGG GCACCTCCAGTATCGACACCACCTGTACTATCTGGGGACTGGAGACGGGTCAGGTGTTGGGCCGCGTGAACCTGGTGTCTGGCCATGTGAAGACCCAGCTTATCGCCCACGATAAAGAG GTGTATGACATAGCCTTCAGTCGTGCGGGTGGAGGCAGGGACATGTTTGCGTCGGTCGGCGCGGATGGTTCAGTGCGGATGTTCGACCTGCGGCACCTGGAGCACAGCACCATCATCTATGAGGACCCTCAGCACCACCCGCTGCTGCGCCTCTGCTGGAACAAGCAGGACCCCAACTACCTGGCCACCATGGCCATGGACGGCATGGAG GTGGTGATTCTGGACGTGCGTGTGCCCTGCACGCCGGTCGCTCGGCTCAATAACCACCGCGCGTGCGTCAACGGCATCGCCTGGGCACCTCACTCCTCCTGTCACATCTGCACAGCAG CGGACGATCACCAGGCGCTCATCTGGGACATCCAGCAGATGCCACGAGCCATCGAGGACCCCATCCTGGCCTACACGGCCGAGGGCGAGATCAACAATGTGCAGTGGGCTTCCACCCAGCCCGACTGGATCGCCATCTGCTACAACAACTGCCTGGAGATCCTGCGTGTGTAA